In a genomic window of Kluyveromyces marxianus DMKU3-1042 DNA, complete genome, chromosome 7:
- the REH1 gene encoding Reh1p, translating into MSDTVMFTCNSCMIQFQSSDLQRHHMKTEWHRYNLKRRVAELPPISASLFAEKLQLSRREQERNQIDEFGFPLLKPVINSSGYKKKGRRLGRSKLNTLDDPYLQNRSQSPASSITSRVSRATFRSTDLEEDDFLLEHGFTTEDTASHYSDSDYTSDSETESIHTDPESFNPKECIYCGKISRELEMNVKHMFSKHGLYIPERSYLVDLEGLLKYLADIIIQNNECLCCSYQGSSIESIRAHMDAKRHCMLPYESKAERALVAQFYDFSSLENAEPATSENVEDIISDSEESKSNDRDDSINSNYALVRVDDSGVELQLDNGIKVGHRSMRRYYRQNTPLGNDIPDDRKTVVAADRRVSSLLASRHMTKAVKQMKQLEKQHADKALHLRIKNSNNQKHFRDELLQ; encoded by the coding sequence ATGAGCGACACCGTAATGTTTACATGCAACTCTTGCATGATCCAATTTCAATCAAGTGATTTACAACGTCATCACATGAAGACGGAATGGCATCGTTAtaacttgaaaagaagggtTGCAGAGTTACCTCCAATTAGTGCTAGCTTATTCGCCGAAAAGTTACAGCTATCCAGACGTGAACAAGAGCGCAATCAAATCGATGAATTCGGATTCCCTTTATTGAAACCTGTCATTAATAGCAGTGGttataagaagaagggaagaAGGCTTGGCAGAAGTAAACTGAATACTCTTGACGATCCATATCTTCAAAATAGGTCACAATCCCCTGCGTCTTCCATTACTTCTCGTGTGTCAAGAGCTACTTTTAGAAGCACTGACTTAGAAGAGGACGATTTTTTGCTGGAGCATGGTTTCACGACTGAAGATACTGCGTCTCATTACTCTGATTCAGATTACACTTCAGATAGTGAAACAGAAAGCATCCATACAGATCCAGAATCTTTCAATCCTAAAGAGTGCATCTACTGTGGCAAGATATCTAGGGAACTCGAAATGAATGTCAAGCATATGTTCAGTAAGCATGGCCTTTATATTCCAGAACGCTCATATTTAGTAGATTTGGAAGGTCTACTCAAATATCTTGCTGATATCATAATACAGAATAATGAATGCTTATGTTGCAGTTACCAGGGTTCCTCTATCGAAAGTATAAGAGCTCACATGGATGCTAAGCGCCATTGTATGCTACCGTATGAATCAAAGGCGGAAAGAGCCCTTGTGGCCCAATTCTATGATTTTTCCTCCTTAGAAAATGCAGAACCTGCTACATCGGAAAATGTGGAAGACATTATTTCAGATTCTGAAGAATCTAAAAGTAATGACAGAGATGATTCTATCAACTCCAATTATGCCTTAGTTCGTGTTGATGACTCGGGAGTAGAGTTGCAGTTAGACAATGGTATAAAGGTTGGTCATAGATCCATGCGTAGATACTACAGACAAAACACTCCTCTTGGAAATGATATTCCAGATGATAGAAAAACAGTTGTCGCAGCAGACAGACGTGTGTCCTCTCTTCTAGCTTCTAGACATATGACAAAAGCAGTAAAGCAAATGAAACAACTAGAGAAACAACACGCAGATAAAGCCCTTCATTTGCGCATAAAGAACAGTAATAACCAGAAACACTTTAGAGATGAATTGTTACAATAG